The following DNA comes from Prosthecobacter sp. SYSU 5D2.
CGCGCTTTGCCATGACCATCGCCAACCGCCTGTGGAAGCAGGTCTTCGGCGTCGGCATCAAAGAGCCGGTCACAGATCTGGATGATCCCAGCGCCTCCAGCAATCCGCTGCTGCTGCAGCATCTGGGCCGCGAGATGGTGCGCCTGAAATTCGACATTCGCGCCTTCATGCGCCTGCTCTGCAACACCCAGACTTATCAGCGCGAGGCCGTGACCCGCGAGCTGGCCCTGGGCGAGCCCTATTATTTCCCCGGCCCCATCCTGCGCCGTATGACGGCCGAGCAGGCATGGGATTCCTGCGTGACGCTGGCCATCGGGGACAAGGTGGACGGCTTCAAGCTCAAGCGTGCTGATCCTTATAAAGAGGTCATGGCTCTCAACGTCTCTGAAATCACCCCGGCGCAGATCGTCACCAAGCTGGGTGAGATGCAGTCCATGCGCCGCATGGCCGACGGCCCCCTGGGCGGCGGCAAAGCCAAAGGCCCGAATGCCAAAAAGAAAAACCGCCGCGCGCAGATGATGGAGCCGATGGCGGATGAAGCCGAAGAAGACTTCACCCGGCCCAAGATGATGGATGGCCTCGCCCTGGCCCGCGCCTCTGAGCTACGCCAGCCGGAGCGTGACGGCCACTTCCTGCGCATGTTCGGCCAAAGCGACCGCCAGATCGCCGACAGCAACACCTTCGAAGGCAGCATCCCTCAGGTGCTGATGCTCATGAACGGCGAAGCCCAGAACGTGCTGCAAAATCCCCAGTCGCTCGTCCTGGCCACCGCCATGGGCGAGGCTGAAACGGCCAAAAAAGTGGAGTCTCTTTATTACAGCTTCTTTTCCCGCAAACCCACTACAGAGGAAATGACCGCCGCCACCCAGGCCTTCGATGCCGGCCTGAGCTCCGCCGACCTCTGCTGGGTGCTCTTCAATGCCCGTGAGTTTGTCTTTGTGCAGTAATCTGTACCCTTTCCCCAAGCCATGAACACTTCCCTCCGATCCCTCGACTGCCTATCGCGACGCCAGTTCGCGGAGCATGTGGCCAAGACCACCCTGGGGGTGACTTTGCTGCCGCATCTCCTGAAAGGCCAGGCGGCGGGCGATGCGAAATCGCTGCCCGGTTTTGGCAAGGCCAAGAATGTCATCTGGCTGCAGATGATCGGCGGCATGTCCCACATTGACACGCTGGACCCCAAAACGGGCGATACCAAAGGCCCTGGAGATCCCATCCAGACGAAGGCCGGTTACCAGCTTGGCGGCTTCCTGCCGACGCTGGCCAAAGACCATTCGGAAAAGCTGGCCATCATCCGCAGCATGACCTCCAAAACCGGGGTTCATGCCTCCGGCCAGTACCTGATGCGCACCGGCTATGAGCAGCGCGGCACGATCAAGCACCCGGTGCTGGGCGCCTGGGCGCAGGAGCTGCTGGGTAAAAGCAGCCAGTCCCTGCCCTCCACCGTCTGTGTGGGCCGTGCGCCGGAGGCTGGCAATGGCTTCTTTTCCGCCGCTTACAGCCCGCTGCCCATTCACGATCCGGAGGCCGGTCTCCAGTATGCCGAATTCGGCGCGCCCAAGGACCTCATTGATAAGCGCCTGGCCCTGCTGAACAAGGTGGATGCCGGTTTCCGCGCCAAATTTGAGGATACCAACCTCAAGGCCTATACCGATTTTTATGATGATACGCTGAAGCTGCTGAGCACGGAGGATCTGAATGCCTTCCGCCTCACGGAAGAGGACAGCGCCGCCCGTGAGAAGTATGGCATGAACAAATTTGGCCAGGGCTGCATGCTGGCCCGCCGCCTGGTGGAGCGCGGGGTGCGTTTTGTAGAAGTGGCCCACGGCGGCTGGGACATGCACAACGACATCGCTGACGCCATGGAGGACAATGGCACACTGCTGGATACCGCCCTGTCCTCCCTGCTGAGTGATCTGCAATCTCGCGGTCTTCTGGAAACGACGATGGTGGTGCTGTGCTCAGAATTCGGCCGCACGCCCAAGATCAACAGCCGGAATGGCCGTGACCATCATCCCAAAGTCTTCAGCACCCTCCTGGCCGGCGGCCCTGTCAAAGGCGGCACCATCTTTGGTGCCAGTGACAAGGACGGCTTCGCCCCCGCTGACAAGCAGGTCAGCATCCAGGATTTCCACAGTACGGTGGGCCATGCCATGGGCATGGATGTGAATCAGATTGTCATGTCACCCAGCAACCGCCCGTTTACCATCGGCGACAAAGGTACCGTCATTACAGAAGTGCTCTCATAATCCTTTGCCAAGCCCTCTTCCAGAGGATCTTCTTGTCTAGTCGGTCGAGGAGCTAACAAAATTTGCTTCAAAGACTCCTTCCTCCCTCCACCCAGGATGTCCTGCAGGGTATAGCGGTCCAGCGTTCCATAAAAGGCCCCCAATGCCTGCGACATGGCCCCCTTCAATCCACAGCAGGAATGAATCGGGCAGGTATTCGTTTTCAGATCGAAACACTCCACCAATGGGGAACTGGTCTCCGTGCCCCGGACGAGCTTTCCGATTTGAATGTCCTCCGGTTTCATCGCCAGCTCGATGCCGCCACCCCGGCCCCGACGTGTATTCAGATACCCTTGTTTGGTCAGGTTATTCACCACCTTCACCAGATGGTGCCGGGAGACGTTGTATGCATCAGCGACCTCATGAAGTGGAAACGGCCCCTCCTTCACCGCTCCAAAAATCAGCACTCGCAGGGAATAATCAGTGAATAGACTCAATCGCATCGCCATATGATACTCTTTTTCAGAGGGCGAGGGAGCAGCTGGAAGAGTAAATAATTTGTAAAACCGGATGATTTACACTTTTTAATCCGTTTTCACCACAATTATCATACAAATCATGATGTGAACGCTATGCAGATATGGCGAAGTCTTTTTACGCACACCGGGGAGGGCGCGGGTGAAACTCAGTATCCCAACCACGGCCCCAACCATTTTTCCATCTCGGGTACTGTCATGCCTTTCCGCGCAGCATAGTCCTCCACCTGGTCCTTGCCGACCACGCTGATGCCGAAGTAATGCGCCTCCGGGTGGCTGAAGTACAAGCCGCTGACGGCGCTGCCGGGGTGCATGGCCATGCTTTCCGTCAGTTCCACACCGGTCAGGGCGGTGGCGTTTAAGAGATCAAACAGGATTGGCTTTTCCGTATGGTCAGGCTGCGCAGGATAACCGGGAGCTGGGCGGATGCCGCGATACTTTTCCTTCACCATTTCCTCATGGGTAAGGTCGCCCGGTTTTTCATAACCCCAGGCAAAGCGGGCCTGCTGGTGCAGGTATTCAGCAAAGGCCTCGGCAAGCCGGTCCGCCACGGCTTTCACAATGATGGCGCTATAGGGATCGTTGATGGCATCAAATTCCTTGGAGAATTCATCCGCCCCGTGAATGCCCACGGCAAATCCGCCGATGTAGTCCTCCAAGTCGCTTTCCTTGGGTGCGACATAGTCGCTCAGCGCGAAGTTAGGCTTCTCCTTCTTGATGACCTGCTGGCGCAGGGTGTGAAAGACGGCCAGCAAGCGGGTGCGAGACTCATCGGAATAAACTTCAATGTCATCGCCGCAACTGTTGGCCGGAAAGAACCCGAAGACTCCGCGAGGAGTGAAACGGTTTTCTTTTTCAATCCGGTCCAGCAGAGCATTCGCATCCTGGTAAAGCTTCAGCGCCTGCTCCTCCGCCTGGATCTTCAACTCCGCGTCTTCATGAGCGGAATTAAACCGGCCTTCCGCCGTCAGCCAGCGCCCGCGCAGCTCCCAGGAATGGAAGAAGGGAGACCAGTCAATGTAGGGCCTCAAAGGCGCCACCAAGTCCGTGCCTTCAAGGATTTGGGTGCCGGTGAAACTTGGCTTGGCAATGTCCTGCGCGGTCCAGTCACACTTGTATCCCTTTTCCCGTGACTCCGCGATGCTGAGAAGCAGGCGGTCTTTTTTCTTGCCGTATTCCTCACGTAGGCGGACGTGGCGGGCTTCGTTTTTGGCGACAAAATCCTCACGCTGCTCCTCGCTGATGAGAGAGGTGGTCACCGGCACACTGCGGCTCGCATCCAGCACATGGACGATGGGACCGCTGTAATGAGGGGCGATCTTGATGGCCGTATGCGCGGCACTGGTGGTGGCACCGCCGATGAGCAGAGGCTGCTTCATTCCCAGGCGCTCCATCTCA
Coding sequences within:
- a CDS encoding DUF1501 domain-containing protein, with product MNTSLRSLDCLSRRQFAEHVAKTTLGVTLLPHLLKGQAAGDAKSLPGFGKAKNVIWLQMIGGMSHIDTLDPKTGDTKGPGDPIQTKAGYQLGGFLPTLAKDHSEKLAIIRSMTSKTGVHASGQYLMRTGYEQRGTIKHPVLGAWAQELLGKSSQSLPSTVCVGRAPEAGNGFFSAAYSPLPIHDPEAGLQYAEFGAPKDLIDKRLALLNKVDAGFRAKFEDTNLKAYTDFYDDTLKLLSTEDLNAFRLTEEDSAAREKYGMNKFGQGCMLARRLVERGVRFVEVAHGGWDMHNDIADAMEDNGTLLDTALSSLLSDLQSRGLLETTMVVLCSEFGRTPKINSRNGRDHHPKVFSTLLAGGPVKGGTIFGASDKDGFAPADKQVSIQDFHSTVGHAMGMDVNQIVMSPSNRPFTIGDKGTVITEVLS
- a CDS encoding Rrf2 family transcriptional regulator; the encoded protein is MAMRLSLFTDYSLRVLIFGAVKEGPFPLHEVADAYNVSRHHLVKVVNNLTKQGYLNTRRGRGGGIELAMKPEDIQIGKLVRGTETSSPLVECFDLKTNTCPIHSCCGLKGAMSQALGAFYGTLDRYTLQDILGGGRKESLKQILLAPRPTRQEDPLEEGLAKDYESTSVMTVPLSPMVNGRLLGDMTI